The following DNA comes from Nicotiana sylvestris chromosome 10, ASM39365v2, whole genome shotgun sequence.
agagaaactaatatattattcaacttcaaagTGATGTACATTATAAACTGAAATCTACTCTATCTATAGAAAAAAGGAAGTTGCTAGTGTAAGCTACTACTATACCaggtatgaataatcttctatcggggatgtttatccataacagaataccgaaaggataagcttattgtaccaggtatagataatcttctaccggtgGTAAAATTTATTTATAACGGAATAccgaaaagataagcttattgtACTAGGTATAAATAATCTTCTActaggggtaatgtttatccatacgGAATAccgaaaggataaacttattgtaccaagtatagataatcttctaccgatGATAATATTTATCTATAATGAAGCAGGAGAAAGGATAAACTTCTTCAcgaggcttatttccaatatattactaaatagataaatatcTTTATGGCGGAGTCCTATATAGATAATCTTCTTCAGAAGCTTATTTACAAACGAgtaacatccataatataatagtATATTTATAACATTTTTAATAATATTGATAGTATTTATAAAATTGTGTGTGCTAGGCAAACTAGTTGCAACGAAAAAGCGAAACAAAATACATCTAACATCTCGATTTCACCTTCGCGGCTTCGCTTAATCCGTTTGTCAGGTTCCGCTACGTCCTTTTCCTCCGGCCTCGCCGACTTGCCGGCGGGCCTTTTACCGGCTAAATCTTTCATATCTTCTCTTCATTTTTCTTCATCTCCAACGATCCGTCATTCCACTGGACATTCCGATCTGGCTATAatcgcatagttgacctcaaatggGACGGGCATCGTTCACCGCTGCTTTCACGATCGTCTcctttgtatttatactggtcaATTACGATGTCGTTTCGTGTTTGGGCTTTTCGATTAGTAGTCATCGGAATACCATGTTTCTCCCGCTCTTTCCTCCCAAAGATACTTCTTATCGTTCCTTGCCTTCCCGTCGACTCCTCCAGAAAAGCCCGCCGAATGCTCGAATGGCTCTCCACGACGATCTACTCCTCAATGGGTCAGTTGCTTAAATTCACTGCTCTAATATGATCTGTTTTCACTGGACGTATAATCTTTTTTCTCATAGAAAATGTCTTGGATTTGAAAATGTTTTACTTCGTAAAATCATCTTCTAGATCATTTTCAAGTGTTTGCTTGGACATAAAACTAGGTGTCGAATGGTACGGTAAAGTatttgtatatttggatttttatgTCTTAATTGAAACGAGTGATATGGAGTAAGAGTTAGAGTTATTGGTAAAGAAAATAGGCTCCTTTACTTATATGGAATGCCAACACATTCCCTAAGAGGGGTTTTTACTTTTTATTCGTCTATTGATTGCAAATTACTTTGATGCAGATATTATACAACCCGTCTTTGGATTGGAACTCCTTCCCAGAGGTTTGCTCTTATAGTGGATACTGGGAGTACTGTTACATATGTGCCGTGTATAACGTGCAAACAATGCGGCAAGCATCAGGTGGGCACATTTttgaatttgttttctttttttaccTTTCAGGATATTAATGATATTAATACTTTTCAGTTGTATGTATTTTCCCACCGCTAGTAGCTCAATACGAAAATAAAAATTAATACAAGCTTTTTTATTCGTGTTGCTTCAGAAACTTGAAGATCTTGATGTGGTAGAAAAAGGAGTAAATTCATGAACTGTGTTAGTATAAGGTTCATCGGTTATTTTTATGAGGGAAAGAGATGTTGCTTTTCAGGATAGAACAAGCTTAATCTCATGTGAGTATTTGATGAACACTTATATCATTCCATAATGTGGACTATAGAAACTATAGAACATTTAAAACTCAGATATATTATGCTTTGCTTACATTAGAATAataaaaatgcagaaagaaaTAATATTAGCTTGGAACTTGCTATTTTGTTTCGGGGAAATGCTGGTCAATTAGCAAGgaattgggtttgcattttttttttttttttttgtgtaaaaAAATGAATTGTTGCACCTCTTATTAGATGGATTTCTATTTAAAAAACATGTAGTGTAATTACATTGTTCGTAAGGTAGCAAATGTATTAAGAAGGCACCACCAGTTACAAGGGTGAACAAAAAGGACTAGGGAACTAAGGCTAGCACTATATAACTGTGAACTTAGACAAAAATATCAGCAAACATAATGATGCGAGtggagtttctatttcagctacAAAAAAAGTAGACTAAAGATGTTTCCTATACTGGACTTattgaaaatatgaaaaataacatTGTTTCTTATATTTGTGAAAATTCAATTGATAATCCTTCTAATGATCTTTTGTTTCTCTCCTTAAGCATACACAAAATAGAGAAAAGGGTGTCAGTTTCCATAAATCTTACCCTCTGCCTTATAACCCACCTTAGCAAAAGTTACGTAATCGAAGTTGGCATGGCCCAGTTAAGAGTTagagcacaatgtcaacaatatgACATCTGTCGTCCATTCTGCACTCAAGAAAGAAAAGATCATTGCTATCGCTTCTTCTCAAAATCTCTCCGGTGAGAATAGCACCCAAGTAGGTCCCTGAGTGTTAATTGCTGTCCTTTTAGGTGGGTGCCTTAGCACACCATATTTCTATGTCCGGGAAAACCACGGTTCTATATTTATCTAGGTATTTTAAGTGCATCTCATTAACAAGAATATATATCACATATTCCTCAATCCTAAACTAGTTAAGGTTGGCTATATTTGTGTTGTCAAAGGTGAAAAGCGTTAAAAAGCGGTCTAAGCTAAGTTGCTCGGACACAGGTGCGGGTGTCCGACATGCGTGCGGATCTAGAGGTCGGATCCTTCAAGATGTTAATTCTAAGATTCGGGGATACGGATCCTAGTACGGATACGGGTACAAGGATCCtgctaaaaataattaaaaaaaaataaaaaaataaaaatatctctaaattatAAGAAATTTTATGGAATACTTACGTATAGCCGGTAAAGTATGGATTCtttttattctcaagttgtagataagtaaagGATTATTTTCCTAGATAAGGTATGTTAGTTTCTTGAAATTTACCCCAGGTTTGGTTCAGATTTCGGGAATCAAATTGTATCTCGTCTTTAATTTTTCCGTCCGTCgtggtcaaagtacccaaaattaTTTGACCAAATCTGGTACGGATCCCATACCCACACCCATACTAGTGTCGTGTCGACACGGGTGCAACACCTAAATTGCCGTGTCGGAGCAACTTAGGGTCTAAGTCTATCAGGGCTTTAAGCGAAAAGAGCAATTTAAATGTGGGCTTTAGTTAAAAAAGGCGCaaggaagaaaaaaataagaaatttatATGTAATGCAAGAAATAGGTAACAATTTCATTTATAATGATTTCCTTATCAATGAATATATTCATTTGCCAATCATTATTATTTTGTATTGCTCTATTCAAGATAGAACTTATGGGAAATGAGGCGCACACCTTAGTGCTTTGCCTACACTAGAGCGCAACCTAGGTGAAGCGAAGTGCATACCCTTGGCTTTTTTGAGCGCGCCGCAAATGGGCATTTGATAACACTGGGCTATATCAATCTTTTGTATACATTCTGCTCTATTTAAGCCCATACTATTTCAGTACTAAGTAATTCGTCTTTTAGGAAAATTAGGGATTCTCTAAACATCACACTTATCCCTGTATTGACAATATCTTTGCAAAGTCTAACCAGTCCCAAGCTTAGCTGACCCAACTTGTTTGGGCCTGAGgcatcattgttgttgttgttgttgtatatctaGTCCCAAGCTTGGATTGAGAAGGACGGTTGTGGTAGATCGACATCCAATGTTAAAAATCTTACTATGATAAGTAATTTGAATTATcataaagagaaggaaaaattgaAGGATTAAACAGTCTAGAGGTAAAGTCAGGAAAAATATCATTTTCTAAGCTTGTACTTAtgaaacaaaaataatatttcTAACACTCTCATTGTTGCTGAGCTATAGAAGTCATTGCAAGGATGATTTGTCGCATGAGGTTTTGCATGAGGCGTATTGCTTATTTGAcctttaataataatttaaaaaaaaacaattactTCTCTTGATAACTTTGTAGCCTATAAGATTACACACTGGAGGCCTATATAGTTGAAAAAAGTTTTTAAATTCACCACTTGAATTCTATTGCATTTTGATTTCTATCATTTTCTTAAGTCTCTGAATGTTGTCTTATTTAGGATCCTAGATTTCAGCCAGAAATGTCAAGCACATATCAACCTGTAAAATGTAATATTGACTGTACATGTGACAATGAGAGGGAGCAATGCATTTACGAAAGACAGTATGCTGAGATGAGTTCTAGTAGTGGGGTGCTTGGAGAGGACATTGTGTCCTTTGGAAACCAAAGTGAGCTTGCACCCCAGCGAGCTGTTTTTGGATGTGAAAATAGGGAAACTGGTGATCTTTACAGCCAACACGCTGATGGTATAATGGGCTTGGGTCGTGGGGATCTCAGTATAGTGGATCAGCTTGTTGAGAAACATGTAATTAGTGATTCCTTCTCTTTGTGTTATGGAGGGATGGACTTCGGTGGCGGTGCAATGGTTCTTGGCGGAATAAAACCCCCTGAAGACATGGTCTTTACCAATTCGGATCCTGTACGCAGGTAAGTATTTGAAATAATTGCTTTAAAGACATAGGAATGTTAGGTGTCTCCTAACAAATGCACTTGATAAACTTACGCATTTACTCTAGTCTCGGATGGCAACAGTCCATATTACAATATTGAGCTAAAGGAGATGCATGTTGCTGGGAAGGCACTGAATCTGAATCCACGGGTTTTTGATGGAAATCATGGGACTGTGCTTGATAGTGGTACCACATATGCTTACCTTCCAGAAGCAGCATTTGCAGCCTTCAAGAATGCTGTAAGAttaattttctcttaatttcttgctatcatttctgtcatctttgtcttgCATTCTGCCTGCGAAGAGTAGTGAAAGTAGCACGCTTGTGACGAGCAGAATATCCTGGGAAATTAAATATGGGAAAATTGAGTTTCATTTCTATTACTCTCTCGATTTCAATTTGTTTCAACCTTTTCGGAGTATGAGCATCAAATTGACTAATTTTCGGGTTGAATTCGGACATAGATTctttaagttttttgaaataaaatttacatatttaaCAACTACATAAAAAATACTATAAGTCACAATAGTtaacaattcaaaatatttaagAACTATTTGCAAAAAACATGGTCAAAGAAAACATTGTTTGACCCTCCAAATAGTAAAAGGTTCATTCTtctgaaacagagggagtatgtGTCAGTGTTAATGCCCTTTTGATTGCAGAAGTCCTCCTTTTGTTTCTTTGGGTTGTTATCTAAGTACTATTTATGCTATTGATTGGTGGAATAAATTACCGCATGCTAGTGTGACAAGAACCAACTTGAATACTCTGTACTCTGTGGGACTTGGACCTAAAACCTCTTAATCACACTTAATTACTGGGATAAGGCTTCAATACCTACTACACAAGTTTGAAGGGAAAAAAGGAATGTGTCATCCTACAACTCCACCACTTAACCATTTTCCATAAGGTGCAGCATCTTAATGGACTACTCATTTTACATTGCTTAACCACTGATTATACTTGGTGTTGATTATAGTTGGTGTTGCTTAACCACTAACGGTAGTTGATTTTCTTGTTAATTATTGAATTTAACTAAGTACCACGCGATATTCTCCAGGAATGTTGGAGAGAAATCGGAAAACTTGTTTGATGCATACGAACTTTTTTTctctaaaaaagaagaagatatatATGAACTTTTTGTGGAGTTACTGCAAACCTTTGATGTTTGTAGTTTATTGACTTCTATTCCTTTGCATTAAAAAATGATCGATGGTTTGTGCAGTAATACAATGTGTTACTAATAACTAGTGGGTAATGGATTTTGTTAAAAATGGTGTAATCAGAAAAAGATTTTCTCTCTGCAATGAACTTCTGACAATCTTTTTCTCAGGTTATGAAAGCGGTTCATTCTCTAAAACAGATTGAAGGGCCTGATCCAAATTACAAAGATATCTGCTTTTCTGGTGCAGGAAGGTAATATATATCACTACCTAGATCATTTTGCATTTTTTCCCTTTTAACTTGGCGTTTCTAGAAGTATCAAAGTTTCATGTATATTTCAGTGACATTTCACAACTCTCGAAAGCCTTTCCGCCTGTCGACATGGTATTTACAAATGGAAAGAAACTCTCTCTGTCCCCTGAAAACTACTTGTTCCGGGTAGGCATCTCACTCCTTGTTTTTTTAACTACCCTTGAGTGATGAATTTATaaccgcccccccccccccccccccaaaaaaaaaaaaaaaaaaaaaactcttctgGTTTTGGTCTCCTAATGATTCCAATTTCTTTTGAATGTTTTTGTATTGACTGATTCCCCCCATTTCGTCACTCGATCTTCTGTGGTATGAAGCATTCAAAGGTGCGTGGTGCTTATTGTCTAGGGATTTTTCAGAATGGGAAGGATGCAACTACTCTTCTTGGAGgtatttcttttttaaaatctGTTAGCATTATGGAAGGACTATTTTCCAAGCTATTCCTGGTTGTACGTGTTGTCACATGCATGCTTTAACTGCACAGGGATTATTGTCCGCAACACACTTGTCACTTATGATCGTGAGCATGAAACGATCGGTTTCTGGAAAACCAACTGTTCCGAATTATGGGGCAGACTTAATTCATCTCCTCCACCTCCAGCATTGCCCTCTGGCTTGGATAACACAAACTCCACAGGAAGTATGGCCCCTACACTGGTTCCTAGTGGATCTCCTGGGTATAATGCACCTGGTACAGTATACTACCATCTTTAACCATCCTTTAAGATGACCGTCAATCGTAGCTTTTGTTTTTCTACTAGGGAGTTCTTGATCTTTTTTCTAAAAATTAATCCATTTGAAGCCTTATTACGTTTCCCCTCCATTTTAATCCATTTTGGTTTCTGGTTTGTTTTGTGAAAATGTTGAATCAACTTTGAATCACAACATTTTGGTTGTAGCTCTATTGCTGTTGTACATGTTAGCTCTGTAATTTTCTGTTATTGACCAATgtcagcatatatgttgacatttGACCATGAGTTTGCATATTCTTTCACCGAGATAATTGTCTTGTGATCTAGCATCCAACTTACTGAGAACCACCTTCAGGCATAAGAAATATTATAATGTCATGACGTTGTTAACATTATTGAACTGGAAAACAGCTCTGGTTAATGCGGGACTTCTTGAGGGGACTAACAATTTCAAGGAATAACAATTGCCACCAATCGGACATGTATCAACCTTTTTGCCAACCATCTAATTCCCTGGACTAGCTGATATTGACGAATTCCCTTCACTAGGTGATATCTGCACTAGGATCTTGGTCAAATTCTTGATTATTTATGAGACAGGTGTCTCTTTTGACTTCTTTTGTAATGTGAAGTTTATGAAATGACATGATAGTTTTGAAAATTAGGCACTTTCTCTGTTAATTACAGCTTTTCTCTCATGTTAAAGCATCTAGTGCGTATATATTGGCAATTATAGTTTGTTGTTTCCATTGCGTATTCATCATATATCTCAATTTGCAGGGGAAATTAAAGTTGGATTCATCACATTTTATATGTCATTGAGTGTGAATTACTCGGACTTGAAGCCTCGCATTACAGAGCTTACCCATCTCATTGCCCAAGAGTTGGACGTTAACATCTCACAGGTATTTTGGTTTTAGAACGATAATTTTGGCCAAACCCAAATTTGTCTGATTATATCTCATCTTAAGCTGAACGCTTCAGTTTTGTTCATGTTACTTAACTGCTCTTGTATTTTAACTTATCCTATGTGATGCTGCTCTACATATTGTGAGATACCTTGCAGGTTCACTTAATGAACTTCTCAACGAAAGGAAATGATTCCCTTGTTAAATGGGCTATCTTTCCAGCAGGATCTGCAAATTATATGTCAAATGCTGCTGCAACGGTGATTCTGAATTCCACAATCTTTGCAGATTATTTCTTGACATGAACAAGTTTTGTTTATTCATCATATCTCTTTGCAGGAAATAATACATCGGTTGGCTGAAACTCGTGATCGTCTTCCTGATACATTTGGGAGTTACAGAATATTTGAATGGGGCATTGAACACCTGCCAAAAAGGTATACTGGCAGTCTCCATTCTTGTATTTTGATTAATTTCAATACTTATCCTCATCCTTGCTGGTCTTTCATTACTTCAACATCCCTTTTTCTAGTTATTGTCGTCTCCTTCTCCAGGACATAGAGAGTAATAGAGAATAACTAGTGAAATCTCCTTGTCAAATAGTACAATTTCTTCAAACTGTTGGTTCTAACTAGTTTTGCGTGCTCAGAAGCTTAGGTATCTATTGGTCATATCTAAATTCCTATCTTTTTGCTATCCATGACGAATAAGAAAGAGTGGGAAAGATAAGCGGCCCCATCAGTTGGGCTTGGATGAGAGGCATGTTGAGGTTGGCAGTTTGCTTGAGCAGATTGGAAGCTGTTCTATAAGCCCATCAAATATTTTCATTTGTATGTTTATGACCTCACTCTGAATGCTTCTAAAATAGGTAGAATGTAGTCAAATGCTCATACGATGAACTTTTTATTGTTTGAGCAACTTTTTAATATGTAAAAGAAACCACGTGTTGGGAATTCTCTCTGACTTGGGATAGGATCCCAGAATTTCTCTCTCTTCAAAACATGTGGCGGAGAGATTTTTTTCCGATAACCTATCAAGCGTACTTTGGTTCTCATGGAAGACAAGATCTCCCTCTCAGGTGAATGGGTGGTTTCTTTTAATTGAAAGAAGCAGAAGGTTTTCCTGCAAATTCAAGATAGACGAGGAAAACCTCCGGTGGGTCTGTGATGCTCTCAAACAAGCATCAAAAGGAACATGGACTTTTATAGACGATGGGGGAGGAAAATGCAAACGTACGTATAAACAGTCTATCTAAACTATAACATTTATGGTCGATTCACTCGAAGTGAAGCCTGATTGGGAGATAGGAATCCGACAGTTATCATTTCGGAGCCAGATTACAACTGGGGATTGAGAGATGTAGCTGCAGATTTTACATTTTCTTGACAAACTTACAACAAGCTGATTCAAAAGGACCAATATCACATAGACGAGATTATATGCTGATACGGCTATGATTCATAAGGACCAATATCACATAGACGAGATTATATGCTGATACGACTATGATTTCTCACTGGACGGAGATGGTGGATCACCCAACTTAGTTGATACTGTGTTGAACATCAGCTCAGGGACCGACAACGGTGTTCAACAGTTCCTCTCGAGATGTCTAGTTGGTATATTTGGTGATCCGTTCAACCATACCCCACCCCCAACTGATACAAAAATGTTTTTTTGAACGAGTGGAAGAGAGGCAGAAGATTTGTGCTGGAGTGAATGTCAATCCTTCTCTCACACCATGCTTGTTCGAACTAGCTTCGAGACAAGAAGCTGTTAGGGTCAAGGTAGGAAACTGGTTCTGGAATGGTGGGCGACTAGTATTAGAGTGGTGGCCTTTGGTGGGCACTAAACTGACTATCAAAGCTTTTGGTACATGCATGGTTTCAACGACCATCATGGTGGATTCGTAGGAATAGATGTATATGGGGAATACTAGAGCCATTTTCTTTTTGCGAGAATTTGTATTAGCAAATCGGATACCAAATGCTCAAAAAGGTTTGTGCTTGAAGTGGAACATTGGAAGTATGAAATCTCAATAAAAAAGATGTCATTGCCATGCCGAAACCAATTGAAGCTTCGATAGTCCCTGTAGGAGAAATGGAAAAAGATTTTGTTGACTAGTACAAGGGCGAGAGTGCATTGGGGTAATCAACACAGGCAACGTCCAATTGTTGTAGTGGGAGGATAGGCCAGGTCTACCTTTAATTTCAAATTTTGCGGAGTCCACACCCAAAACGATACACGCCTGACTCGCTTCGTTTAATGGGAGTTATAAGGGCCACATCTTATTGGACCTTATTGCAGATAATGCCTATTATACTGAAGGCCCAACTCGGAAGGCTTGCAGAAAGAACAAAAAGCCAGCCTCTTTAAGTATGGAAAGCTAGAGGATATAAGCATGTTCTTGCTCTAAATAAGCAAGTCTCTGATGCTTCGTCCGCAATCACCATCAACCACCATCAATCAAGTTGTGGTCTCGCAACAACTTCCCAACAATTACACTACTCCACCACTTCATCCTAGCGACCATGCACActccaacactgataatgaagcttATGGTGAAGCAGGAGCCTTCAGGGACAATCTCAGAAACCTTTCTATACACTTGAAGTCAGTGTTGGGGAAACCGCTAGCTTCATCACTTTAAGCGTAAAGCGAGGCGGGGGTTGGGCGCTTCAAAGGGCTAAGGCGAGGCATGGTGGAAGAAGCGAACGTTTCTGTCCAAGCAGCGTGAATCGATTGAAACGTGTAGCGATAAAAGCGTTcgcttcttttttttatttttatttttaaagtcgaCTTTTAAACTTGGATAAAATGAAATGGTCGCTACTTCTTAGGGCAAATATTTCATACTTATTTTGCTGCTTGGTTAAAGGGTTcgtttctttctttcttattcACTACCTCAAAAACAGATCAGTGAACTGAGCCGAAGTAAGTGGTGCTGCGCCAGCTGGCCTACGCTTCTCATAAGCCGGCCACCATCTATATGCAAGCCCTATCAGCTGGAAAGTAGTAAGGTCAACCCTGCTCAACTCCACTATGCCCATAGTGCGTACGATACAGTGACACTGGTCTTGAAAGCCCTGTGCATCGTTAGAAGCTGCGCCACCGAAAGTCGGAGGAaaatacttcttgaacctctctaACCTTTTCTGATCCTTTTGTGACGCCACTGGACTGACCTCAGACTGATCCACAATCACGGGCTGCAATGGCATAGCACCCGGAGCCTGATCGACATGCGGCCACTGCCCTGGAGTATGGGCGACATGAGTCCGCTGATCCGCaatataatttagtttaaaatAAAACAATAATGATTGTAGATGTTATCCAGCCAACGTAGTGAAACATAAAATTATACTACTCAAAAGTCCTTGGATACCTTATTGAGTTATCAACATATTATCTTTAAATTTCAGCTTTAAAAAAAGCAAGAATGGCGCCTTCTTAATTAAGATTAAGAGTCAAAGCAAATAATTATCAATCAAATAATGAATACTGGGCTTCGATAAATGAAAAAACATGTCCATGTGCCTGATGAAGGCCAACCAAATTTAAGTTATCTTTGGATTTCAACTAAAGTAAGTCATTGCGACATGCATAACATGTTTAGATTGGAAGAAGACctaattataattttaaaattttgtaaGAAATAAAGAGTGGACGGGACGTATCTCTAGTTCCATTACCCTGTGAATTTACACCTTATTGGAACTTCAGGAAAATTAAAGTGCCACGAGACACAAAAAAATGTAACATACCATAAAATCACACAAAAGTAACCAAATTCCACAACCTTTTCTGATAAGAAGCAAAAAATTGAGGCTATACGGACAAAGTAACAAATTAACAAATGAATTGGAACTTGAAGAAACATCAAGTACACAAAGTGCCACATAATCACataaaattagcaaaacccacgAAACATTTTTCTGAATATTAACACTTTCAATGCAAAAcctattgttttttttttaaaattttatgttCAGAAATAGGttttgcattttctttttcttctcaaaaaATGCAAAACCTATATCTGAACATAAAAttgaacaaaaaataaaaaaaattaacgtGAAGAAACATGCATCGAGAGCAGAAAGTGCCACATAACTGCACAAAattaaagaaaacccaaaaaaattcttttaaaaaaaagcaTATTTCAaggataaacaaataaaaaatggaaaatttaaCCAAAAATTGGaacttgaagaaaacaagaaacaaTGTTAGTAGAAGCCATCACTTTGTTGCTTTAAGCGATAAAGTGTTGTGAAGCAACAAGTTATCGCTTCAGGGGTGAAGCCATGCACTTTAGAGAAATGCGCTTCAAACAATGAGGCCGGGTTGATCCAAACATGAAGTGTTTGGTTCTTAAATCTCAACTTTAAGGTGTTGGATTAATGTCACTATTTTATTAGATGTTGAAATCAGATTAATAGCAATATGATTCTTGTAGTACTAAATTCATattaatttggtattttcttaatttttgttTGTGTTTTCATTTTGAAGAAGCACGCTCTTCACTTCTCGTTTTTTGCTTCATTCCCATGTACCTTTTTTTTGCGCTTTCCAATTGGAAAACACTGCAACGAAAGCCACCAAATTCGTTTTGAAAAAGTACATGTTGAGGGCATGACTTGTTGTTTGGAGTTCTCTCTCTCCCTCCCTTTTTTCTGTGATGTCACTTTCTTGTCCAATTCTTCATGTTAACTGTTGCTTGAGTTGCTATTTTAAAGATTTCTGTTAATCTGGAAAAGTCACCTAATTCGATTTGAAAAAGTACATGTTGAGGGCATGACTTGTTGTTTGGAGTTCCCTCGTTTTTTTTTTGATGTCACTTTATTGTCCATTTCTTCATTTTGTATTGACAAATACTCATCTCATAAAATGAGTACATGTTAACTACTGCCTACATTGCTATTTTAAAGATTTCTGTTAATGCGGAGAAGACATATTCTTCGCTGCCTGGCTACTTGACCTTCTATTTGTCTCCAATACGTTGACGAGAACTAGAGTTTCCTATGTGTTGAGTAGGGGTGTTCATGGCTCGGTTTTGATAAgttttttcttaaaaagaaaccaaaccaagtatgtcggttt
Coding sequences within:
- the LOC104229684 gene encoding aspartic proteinase 36-like isoform X1, with translation MGRASFTAAFTIVSFVFILVNYDVVSCLGFSISSHRNTMFLPLFPPKDTSYRSLPSRRLLQKSPPNARMALHDDLLLNGYYTTRLWIGTPSQRFALIVDTGSTVTYVPCITCKQCGKHQDPRFQPEMSSTYQPVKCNIDCTCDNEREQCIYERQYAEMSSSSGVLGEDIVSFGNQSELAPQRAVFGCENRETGDLYSQHADGIMGLGRGDLSIVDQLVEKHVISDSFSLCYGGMDFGGGAMVLGGIKPPEDMVFTNSDPVRSPYYNIELKEMHVAGKALNLNPRVFDGNHGTVLDSGTTYAYLPEAAFAAFKNAVMKAVHSLKQIEGPDPNYKDICFSGAGSDISQLSKAFPPVDMVFTNGKKLSLSPENYLFRHSKVRGAYCLGIFQNGKDATTLLGGIIVRNTLVTYDREHETIGFWKTNCSELWGRLNSSPPPPALPSGLDNTNSTGSMAPTLVPSGSPGYNAPGEIKVGFITFYMSLSVNYSDLKPRITELTHLIAQELDVNISQVHLMNFSTKGNDSLVKWAIFPAGSANYMSNAAATEIIHRLAETRDRLPDTFGSYRIFEWGIEHLPKRTGWQQSYLIVVIVFSVVLILGLSAFLGLLIWRRRQESPLPYERVETVVREQELQPLT
- the LOC104229684 gene encoding aspartic proteinase 36-like isoform X2 produces the protein MSSTYQPVKCNIDCTCDNEREQCIYERQYAEMSSSSGVLGEDIVSFGNQSELAPQRAVFGCENRETGDLYSQHADGIMGLGRGDLSIVDQLVEKHVISDSFSLCYGGMDFGGGAMVLGGIKPPEDMVFTNSDPVRSPYYNIELKEMHVAGKALNLNPRVFDGNHGTVLDSGTTYAYLPEAAFAAFKNAVMKAVHSLKQIEGPDPNYKDICFSGAGSDISQLSKAFPPVDMVFTNGKKLSLSPENYLFRHSKVRGAYCLGIFQNGKDATTLLGGIIVRNTLVTYDREHETIGFWKTNCSELWGRLNSSPPPPALPSGLDNTNSTGSMAPTLVPSGSPGYNAPGEIKVGFITFYMSLSVNYSDLKPRITELTHLIAQELDVNISQVHLMNFSTKGNDSLVKWAIFPAGSANYMSNAAATEIIHRLAETRDRLPDTFGSYRIFEWGIEHLPKRTGWQQSYLIVVIVFSVVLILGLSAFLGLLIWRRRQESPLPYERVETVVREQELQPLT